The Alosa alosa isolate M-15738 ecotype Scorff River chromosome 9, AALO_Geno_1.1, whole genome shotgun sequence genome includes a region encoding these proteins:
- the LOC125301171 gene encoding holocytochrome c-type synthase, producing the protein MTETVSNHMGSVKVETFSSPEYSSGSAPPRSCPMHQDHKQSAPPPECPMHKASAPKTSPSVPETPAHQDRAYEFVECPMKAARGENGAMSDINPANMMPPPNQTPAAGQPFPLSVNRQESTIPRAGSEQNWVYPSEQMFWNAMLRKGWRWNEGDIGQKDMKSIIKIHNQNNEMAWQEILRWEALHSKECPCGPTLVRFGGKAKELTPRAKFRHWMGHELPFDRHDWIVNRCGKEVRYVIDYYDAGLSTKHTILDVRPALDSIGAVWDRMKVAWFHWTSS; encoded by the exons ATGACCGAGACTGTGTCCAACCACATGGGCTCAGTGAAGGTCGAGACCTTCTCTTCCCCAGAATACAGCTCTGGATCTGCACCACCACGGAGCTGTCCCATGCATCAGGACCACAAACAAA GTGCTCCTCCCCCAGAATGCCCCATGCACAAGGCGTCTGCACCAAAGACTTCCCCTTCTGTCCCAGAGACTCCTGCTCATCAGGACCGAGCCTATGAGTTTGTAGAGTGTCCAATGAAGGCAGCAAGAGGAGAGAATGGAGCAATGTCTGACATAAACCCTGCAAACATG ATGCCCCCGCCCAACCAGACGCCAGCAGCTGGTCAGCCTTTCCCTCTGTCTGTGAACAGACAAGAGTCCACAATCCCCCGGGCCGGGTCTGAACAGAACTGGGTCTACCCATCAGAACAGATGTTTTGGAACGCAATGCTACGCAAAGG ATGGCGCTGGAATGAGGGTGACATTGGACAGAAGGACATGAAAAGCATCATCAAGATTCACAACCAGAACAATGAGATGGCTTGGCAGGAGATCCTCAGATGGGAGGCTCTTCATTCAAA AGAGTGTCCTTGTGGTCCAACTTTGGTTCGGTTTGGAGGTAAAGCAAAGGAGCTCACACCAAGAGCCAAGTTCCGCCATTGGATGGG GCATGAATTACCATTTGACAGACACGACTGGATTGTAAATCGTTGTGGAAAAGAGGTCCGTTACGTCATAGACTACTACGATGCTGGTCTCTCCACCAAACACACCATTCTAGATGTGCGGCCTGCTCTAGACTCCATTGGAGCAGTGTGGGACCGCATGAAAGTTGCATGGTTTCACTGGACCTCCTCATGA
- the LOC125300935 gene encoding membrane-spanning 4-domains subfamily A member 4A-like isoform X1, producing MASSHPTVVVTETMSNTIKTTSCPGPKVTLFICDQDTFPALLHSSRTRQKYTTMSNCDPSSNGFVVVTHVYPQQSAQSDVLPQTGAVPTASSPIGKFLKGEPAVLGTVQIMTGIVVFLFGIVTAFQSSTVSSFSGIMLWGSINYIIAGSLTVEANKRLCQCLLKASLVVNVISTITAGISIILHSFDFIVLTDFHHSCRYEGHDTYDCWRSRALFLTRARGIAGVMIVLSVLEFIVSICVSAFVCKATCSSNTQVVVSSQVPPPFLISCASAPPLNTCEMPLFLPSLGSPFHHSRVDGPRDGKPEDLPPVYTAT from the exons ATGGCAAGCTCTCATCCTACTGTGGTTGTCACAGAGACCATGAGCAACACAATTAAGACTACCAGTTGCCCTGGTCCTAAGGTAACACTGTTTATCTGTGATCAAGACACATTTCCTGCCCTTCTACATTCAAGCAGAACTCGACAAAA GTACACCACAATGAGCAACTGTGATCCGTCCTCCAATGGCTTTGTGGTCGTTACCCATGTGTATCCACAACAAAGTGCCCAAAGTGATGTTTTACCCCAGACTGGAGCTGTGCCAACAGCCTCATCTCCGATTGGGAAATTCCTTAAAGGAGAACCAGCAGTCCTGGGA ACGGTCCAGATAATGACTGGCATTGTTGTATTCTTGTTTGGCATTGTGACTGCATTTCAATCATCAACAGTGTCCTCTTTCTCTGGTATCATGCTCTGGGGATCAATTAAT TACATTATAGCAGGCTCTCTTACTGTTGAAGCCAATAAGAGGCTCTGTCAGTGTTTG CTCAAGGCATCACTGGTGGTGAATGTCATAAGCACCATAACTGCTGGAATCTCCATAATTTTACATAGCTTTGATTTCATTGTCCTAACAGACTTTCATCACAGTTGCCGTTATGAAGGCCATGACACTTATGATTGTTGGAGGAGTAGGGCATTGTTCTTG ACCAGGGCAAGGGGGATTGCTGGAGTCATGATAGTTTTGTCAGTGCTGGAGTTCATTGTTTCCATATGCGTATCTGCATTTGTCTGCAAAGCCACCTGCTCCTCAAATACTCAG gTGGTCGTTTCAAGCCAGGTGCCCCCACCTTTTCTCATCTCCTGCGCATCTGCTCCTCCATTGAACACCTGTGAG ATGCCTCTCTTCCTGCCTAGTCTGGGTTCCCCTTTTCATCACAGCCGTGTTGATGGTCCGAGGGATGGCAAACCTGAAGATCTGCCCCCAGTGTACACCGCTACCTAA
- the znf414 gene encoding zinc finger protein 414 isoform X3 produces the protein MSTDVKPAIVQSTNTTMPAGSSRASCTIYGCKRSYTDMTALNSHINDHQIPAESLPGKVFLCSSLGCDGSFSSMQQLMEHMRVHYKPNIFFICESCRAKLRSYRTLLKHLQTCAKVAKSKAARAGALGEQGPESELPTPISAPDPSEAYKEEDMETEISLPPAETPTAMGRSPDPLLSSSPKEAPAQSPSSVPQTSPSQPLSSPSPQSASAASNAVWRKNQDTPGPQMHRWNSPSSHTISRGQSFSSRILWEHTRGRYNCLQCGHSTPNRKEMTTHIEGQHKSPSGKTSSETDGTESPTQLQSPSDGELSANTHP, from the exons ATGTCCACCGACGTGAAGCCTGCCATTGTACAGTCCACCAATACCACGATGCCAGCAG GCAGCAGTCGCGCATCCTGCACAATCTACGGGTGCAAGAGGTCCTACACGGACATGACGGCGCTCAACAGTCACATCAACGACCACCAGATTCCTGCAGAGTCTTTGCCAG GGAAAGTATTCCTGTGCTCTTCATTGGGCTGTGATGGGTCATTCTCCAGCATGCAACAGCTAATGGAACACATGAGGGTCCACTATAAGCCAAATATCTttttcat CTGTGAGAGTTGCCGGGCCAAGCTGCGATCCTATCGCACACTGCTGAAACACCTGCAAACCTGCGCTAAAGTAGCCAAGAGCAAGGCAGCGCGTGCAGGAGCGCTCGGTGAACAAGGGCCCGAGTCTGAGCTTCCGACCCCCATCTCAGCACCTGACCCATCGGAGGCGTACAAGGAGGAGGATATGGAGACAGAAATCAGCCTGCCGCCCGCAGAAACCCCCACAGCTATGGGGCGTTCACCCGACCCCCTGCTCTCTTCCAGTCCCAAGGAGGCTCCGGCTCAGAGTCCCAGCAGTGTGCCTCAGACCTCCCCATCGCAACCACTGTCCTCCCCCTCGCCTCAGAGTGCTTCAGCTGCCTCCAATGCTGTCTGGAGGAAAAATCAAG ACACGCCTGGGCCTCAAATGCACAGATGGAACTCTCCAAGCAGTCACACTATAAGTAGAG GCCAGTCCTTCAGCAGCCGCATCTTATGGGAGCACACCAGGGGGCGCTACAACTGTCTCCAGTGTGGCCACAGCACCCCCAACCGCAAGGAGATGACCACTCACATCGAGGGCCAACATAAGAGCCCCTCTGGAAAAACATCCTCTGAGACTG ACGGAACAGAGAGCCCTACACAGCTACAGTCTCCATCAGATGGGGAACTCTCGGCCAACACCCACCCGTGA
- the znf414 gene encoding zinc finger protein 414 isoform X2 encodes MSELAKLLSSDFTGLTVYTPEIANMSTDVKPAIVQSTNTTMPAGSSRASCTIYGCKRSYTDMTALNSHINDHQIPAESLPGKVFLCSSLGCDGSFSSMQQLMEHMRVHYKPNIFFICESCRAKLRSYRTLLKHLQTCAKVAKSKAARAGALGEQGPESELPTPISAPDPSEAYKEEDMETEISLPPAETPTAMGRSPDPLLSSSPKEAPAQSPSSVPQTSPSQPLSSPSPQSASAASNAVWRKNQGQSFSSRILWEHTRGRYNCLQCGHSTPNRKEMTTHIEGQHKSPSGKTSSETDGTESPTQLQSPSDGELSANTHP; translated from the exons ATG TCTGAGCTAGCGAAACTGTTGTCCTCGGACTTCACTGGTCTGACTGTTTACACTCCTGAAATTGCAAACATGTCCACCGACGTGAAGCCTGCCATTGTACAGTCCACCAATACCACGATGCCAGCAG GCAGCAGTCGCGCATCCTGCACAATCTACGGGTGCAAGAGGTCCTACACGGACATGACGGCGCTCAACAGTCACATCAACGACCACCAGATTCCTGCAGAGTCTTTGCCAG GGAAAGTATTCCTGTGCTCTTCATTGGGCTGTGATGGGTCATTCTCCAGCATGCAACAGCTAATGGAACACATGAGGGTCCACTATAAGCCAAATATCTttttcat CTGTGAGAGTTGCCGGGCCAAGCTGCGATCCTATCGCACACTGCTGAAACACCTGCAAACCTGCGCTAAAGTAGCCAAGAGCAAGGCAGCGCGTGCAGGAGCGCTCGGTGAACAAGGGCCCGAGTCTGAGCTTCCGACCCCCATCTCAGCACCTGACCCATCGGAGGCGTACAAGGAGGAGGATATGGAGACAGAAATCAGCCTGCCGCCCGCAGAAACCCCCACAGCTATGGGGCGTTCACCCGACCCCCTGCTCTCTTCCAGTCCCAAGGAGGCTCCGGCTCAGAGTCCCAGCAGTGTGCCTCAGACCTCCCCATCGCAACCACTGTCCTCCCCCTCGCCTCAGAGTGCTTCAGCTGCCTCCAATGCTGTCTGGAGGAAAAATCAAG GCCAGTCCTTCAGCAGCCGCATCTTATGGGAGCACACCAGGGGGCGCTACAACTGTCTCCAGTGTGGCCACAGCACCCCCAACCGCAAGGAGATGACCACTCACATCGAGGGCCAACATAAGAGCCCCTCTGGAAAAACATCCTCTGAGACTG ACGGAACAGAGAGCCCTACACAGCTACAGTCTCCATCAGATGGGGAACTCTCGGCCAACACCCACCCGTGA
- the LOC125300935 gene encoding membrane-spanning 4-domains subfamily A member 4A-like isoform X2 has protein sequence MASSHPTVVVTETMSNTIKTTSCPGPKVTLFICDQDTFPALLHSSRTRQKYTTMSNCDPSSNGFVVVTHVYPQQSAQSDVLPQTGAVPTASSPIGKFLKGEPAVLGTVQIMTGIVVFLFGIVTAFQSSTVSSFSGIMLWGSINLKASLVVNVISTITAGISIILHSFDFIVLTDFHHSCRYEGHDTYDCWRSRALFLTRARGIAGVMIVLSVLEFIVSICVSAFVCKATCSSNTQVVVSSQVPPPFLISCASAPPLNTCEMPLFLPSLGSPFHHSRVDGPRDGKPEDLPPVYTAT, from the exons ATGGCAAGCTCTCATCCTACTGTGGTTGTCACAGAGACCATGAGCAACACAATTAAGACTACCAGTTGCCCTGGTCCTAAGGTAACACTGTTTATCTGTGATCAAGACACATTTCCTGCCCTTCTACATTCAAGCAGAACTCGACAAAA GTACACCACAATGAGCAACTGTGATCCGTCCTCCAATGGCTTTGTGGTCGTTACCCATGTGTATCCACAACAAAGTGCCCAAAGTGATGTTTTACCCCAGACTGGAGCTGTGCCAACAGCCTCATCTCCGATTGGGAAATTCCTTAAAGGAGAACCAGCAGTCCTGGGA ACGGTCCAGATAATGACTGGCATTGTTGTATTCTTGTTTGGCATTGTGACTGCATTTCAATCATCAACAGTGTCCTCTTTCTCTGGTATCATGCTCTGGGGATCAATTAAT CTCAAGGCATCACTGGTGGTGAATGTCATAAGCACCATAACTGCTGGAATCTCCATAATTTTACATAGCTTTGATTTCATTGTCCTAACAGACTTTCATCACAGTTGCCGTTATGAAGGCCATGACACTTATGATTGTTGGAGGAGTAGGGCATTGTTCTTG ACCAGGGCAAGGGGGATTGCTGGAGTCATGATAGTTTTGTCAGTGCTGGAGTTCATTGTTTCCATATGCGTATCTGCATTTGTCTGCAAAGCCACCTGCTCCTCAAATACTCAG gTGGTCGTTTCAAGCCAGGTGCCCCCACCTTTTCTCATCTCCTGCGCATCTGCTCCTCCATTGAACACCTGTGAG ATGCCTCTCTTCCTGCCTAGTCTGGGTTCCCCTTTTCATCACAGCCGTGTTGATGGTCCGAGGGATGGCAAACCTGAAGATCTGCCCCCAGTGTACACCGCTACCTAA
- the LOC125300935 gene encoding membrane-spanning 4-domains subfamily A member 4A-like isoform X3, whose product MSNCDPSSNGFVVVTHVYPQQSAQSDVLPQTGAVPTASSPIGKFLKGEPAVLGTVQIMTGIVVFLFGIVTAFQSSTVSSFSGIMLWGSINYIIAGSLTVEANKRLCQCLLKASLVVNVISTITAGISIILHSFDFIVLTDFHHSCRYEGHDTYDCWRSRALFLTRARGIAGVMIVLSVLEFIVSICVSAFVCKATCSSNTQVVVSSQVPPPFLISCASAPPLNTCEMPLFLPSLGSPFHHSRVDGPRDGKPEDLPPVYTAT is encoded by the exons ATGAGCAACTGTGATCCGTCCTCCAATGGCTTTGTGGTCGTTACCCATGTGTATCCACAACAAAGTGCCCAAAGTGATGTTTTACCCCAGACTGGAGCTGTGCCAACAGCCTCATCTCCGATTGGGAAATTCCTTAAAGGAGAACCAGCAGTCCTGGGA ACGGTCCAGATAATGACTGGCATTGTTGTATTCTTGTTTGGCATTGTGACTGCATTTCAATCATCAACAGTGTCCTCTTTCTCTGGTATCATGCTCTGGGGATCAATTAAT TACATTATAGCAGGCTCTCTTACTGTTGAAGCCAATAAGAGGCTCTGTCAGTGTTTG CTCAAGGCATCACTGGTGGTGAATGTCATAAGCACCATAACTGCTGGAATCTCCATAATTTTACATAGCTTTGATTTCATTGTCCTAACAGACTTTCATCACAGTTGCCGTTATGAAGGCCATGACACTTATGATTGTTGGAGGAGTAGGGCATTGTTCTTG ACCAGGGCAAGGGGGATTGCTGGAGTCATGATAGTTTTGTCAGTGCTGGAGTTCATTGTTTCCATATGCGTATCTGCATTTGTCTGCAAAGCCACCTGCTCCTCAAATACTCAG gTGGTCGTTTCAAGCCAGGTGCCCCCACCTTTTCTCATCTCCTGCGCATCTGCTCCTCCATTGAACACCTGTGAG ATGCCTCTCTTCCTGCCTAGTCTGGGTTCCCCTTTTCATCACAGCCGTGTTGATGGTCCGAGGGATGGCAAACCTGAAGATCTGCCCCCAGTGTACACCGCTACCTAA
- the znf414 gene encoding zinc finger protein 414 isoform X1, which translates to MSELAKLLSSDFTGLTVYTPEIANMSTDVKPAIVQSTNTTMPAGSSRASCTIYGCKRSYTDMTALNSHINDHQIPAESLPGKVFLCSSLGCDGSFSSMQQLMEHMRVHYKPNIFFICESCRAKLRSYRTLLKHLQTCAKVAKSKAARAGALGEQGPESELPTPISAPDPSEAYKEEDMETEISLPPAETPTAMGRSPDPLLSSSPKEAPAQSPSSVPQTSPSQPLSSPSPQSASAASNAVWRKNQDTPGPQMHRWNSPSSHTISRGQSFSSRILWEHTRGRYNCLQCGHSTPNRKEMTTHIEGQHKSPSGKTSSETDGTESPTQLQSPSDGELSANTHP; encoded by the exons ATG TCTGAGCTAGCGAAACTGTTGTCCTCGGACTTCACTGGTCTGACTGTTTACACTCCTGAAATTGCAAACATGTCCACCGACGTGAAGCCTGCCATTGTACAGTCCACCAATACCACGATGCCAGCAG GCAGCAGTCGCGCATCCTGCACAATCTACGGGTGCAAGAGGTCCTACACGGACATGACGGCGCTCAACAGTCACATCAACGACCACCAGATTCCTGCAGAGTCTTTGCCAG GGAAAGTATTCCTGTGCTCTTCATTGGGCTGTGATGGGTCATTCTCCAGCATGCAACAGCTAATGGAACACATGAGGGTCCACTATAAGCCAAATATCTttttcat CTGTGAGAGTTGCCGGGCCAAGCTGCGATCCTATCGCACACTGCTGAAACACCTGCAAACCTGCGCTAAAGTAGCCAAGAGCAAGGCAGCGCGTGCAGGAGCGCTCGGTGAACAAGGGCCCGAGTCTGAGCTTCCGACCCCCATCTCAGCACCTGACCCATCGGAGGCGTACAAGGAGGAGGATATGGAGACAGAAATCAGCCTGCCGCCCGCAGAAACCCCCACAGCTATGGGGCGTTCACCCGACCCCCTGCTCTCTTCCAGTCCCAAGGAGGCTCCGGCTCAGAGTCCCAGCAGTGTGCCTCAGACCTCCCCATCGCAACCACTGTCCTCCCCCTCGCCTCAGAGTGCTTCAGCTGCCTCCAATGCTGTCTGGAGGAAAAATCAAG ACACGCCTGGGCCTCAAATGCACAGATGGAACTCTCCAAGCAGTCACACTATAAGTAGAG GCCAGTCCTTCAGCAGCCGCATCTTATGGGAGCACACCAGGGGGCGCTACAACTGTCTCCAGTGTGGCCACAGCACCCCCAACCGCAAGGAGATGACCACTCACATCGAGGGCCAACATAAGAGCCCCTCTGGAAAAACATCCTCTGAGACTG ACGGAACAGAGAGCCCTACACAGCTACAGTCTCCATCAGATGGGGAACTCTCGGCCAACACCCACCCGTGA